The proteins below are encoded in one region of Enhydrobacter sp.:
- a CDS encoding IS630 family transposase, with protein MHERTNFQLNATDRGELEAVVANRNSPQKHVWRARIVLLTADGHGTAEIMRATGKAKTVIWRWQERFGAEGAAGLWRDKTRPSRIPPLHPEVAEHVVAMTLAGPPSGASHWTGPAMAEAAGISVSSVQRIWRAHGLRPHLVRQFKLSNDPQFAAKLRDIVGLYVNPPDHAIVLSVDEKSQIQALDRTQPGLPMKKGRAGTMTHDYKRHGVTTLFAALDVLEGKVIGQCMKRHRHQEFIRFLNAIDARTPRRKTIHVIIDNYATHSHPKVMQWLDKHPRFAFHFTPTSASWLNAVEGFFAKLANKRLKRGVFRSLRELKDAIHCFLRLHNADPRPFIWTKDPNKIIAAVKRGHQVLDSIH; from the coding sequence ATGCACGAGCGAACGAACTTTCAGTTGAATGCCACGGACCGTGGCGAGCTGGAGGCGGTGGTGGCCAACCGCAACAGCCCGCAAAAGCACGTCTGGCGGGCAAGGATCGTTCTTTTGACCGCCGACGGGCATGGCACTGCCGAGATCATGCGTGCCACCGGCAAGGCCAAGACGGTGATCTGGCGCTGGCAGGAACGGTTCGGGGCGGAAGGTGCAGCGGGGCTGTGGCGCGACAAGACACGCCCGTCGCGCATCCCGCCGCTCCATCCCGAGGTGGCCGAGCACGTTGTCGCCATGACGCTGGCAGGGCCGCCGTCGGGGGCGAGCCATTGGACCGGCCCGGCGATGGCCGAGGCGGCCGGGATCAGCGTCAGCTCGGTGCAACGGATCTGGCGCGCCCATGGCCTGAGGCCGCATCTGGTCCGCCAATTCAAGCTGTCCAATGATCCGCAGTTTGCCGCCAAGCTCAGGGACATCGTCGGGCTGTACGTCAATCCGCCCGACCACGCCATCGTGCTCTCGGTCGATGAAAAGAGCCAAATCCAGGCGCTGGACCGCACCCAGCCGGGACTGCCGATGAAGAAGGGGCGCGCCGGCACCATGACCCACGACTACAAGCGCCATGGCGTCACCACTCTGTTCGCCGCCCTCGACGTCCTGGAGGGCAAGGTTATCGGCCAGTGCATGAAGCGCCATCGTCATCAAGAGTTCATCCGCTTCCTCAACGCCATCGATGCAAGGACACCCAGGAGAAAGACGATCCACGTCATCATCGATAACTATGCCACCCACAGCCATCCCAAAGTGATGCAATGGCTCGACAAGCATCCGCGGTTCGCCTTCCACTTCACCCCAACGTCGGCGTCCTGGCTCAATGCCGTCGAGGGCTTCTTTGCAAAGCTCGCGAACAAACGCCTCAAGCGCGGCGTCTTCCGATCTCTTCGCGAACTCAAAGACGCCATCCACTGCTTCCTTCGCCTCCACAATGCAGACCCAAGGCCCTTCATCTGGACAAAGGACCCCAACAAAATCATCGCCGCCGTCAAACGAGGGCACCAAGTGTTAGATTCCATCCACTAG
- a CDS encoding TolC family outer membrane protein, with the protein MALATASGASAQSLIESLSSAYNSNPDLLAARAVLRQTDETLAQAVANWRPKVTLSVEYNKIQADAIPIRITNSAYLLNGRTALLQATQPLFRGGKTVADTKAAQANIQAQRAALANTEQTVLLNSVQAYADLLQDVGIVDARRNNVRVLVEQLDATRERFRVGELTITDVSQAEARLEQAKADLVQAQAQVRIDEAAFQHQIGMKPGKLADLPLIGALPATEEECVALAMDNSPAAVSAQYRIKAASYGVNSAVANLLPQVNLVGFVQQQYDVQVPGDQYYQYGVRLQATVPIYQNGSEWSAIRQAKQLVGQRRNELDSARRQAAETVIRAWRNLDSARSRVLSFEAQVRANEVALNGVRQEALVGSRTTLDVLNAEQELLNSQVNLLQARHDTQVSYYGVLSGIGRLTARSLGLPVEYYDEEKYYKEVGSRWIGDGSSDSGK; encoded by the coding sequence ATGGCGCTGGCCACCGCTTCCGGCGCCTCGGCTCAGAGCCTGATCGAATCCCTGTCCAGCGCCTACAACAGCAACCCGGACCTGCTGGCAGCGCGTGCGGTCCTGCGGCAGACCGACGAAACACTGGCCCAAGCCGTCGCCAACTGGCGCCCGAAAGTCACCCTCTCGGTTGAGTACAACAAGATCCAGGCGGATGCGATTCCGATCAGGATAACCAACTCCGCCTACCTGCTGAACGGACGCACCGCGCTCCTGCAGGCGACGCAGCCGCTGTTCCGCGGCGGCAAGACGGTCGCCGACACCAAGGCCGCCCAAGCCAACATCCAGGCCCAGCGCGCAGCGCTGGCCAATACGGAACAGACCGTCTTGCTGAACTCGGTGCAGGCCTATGCGGACCTCCTGCAGGATGTCGGCATCGTCGACGCGCGGCGCAACAATGTGCGCGTCTTGGTGGAGCAGCTCGATGCCACCCGGGAACGTTTCAGGGTCGGCGAGCTCACCATCACCGACGTGTCACAAGCCGAAGCCCGGCTCGAGCAGGCAAAGGCCGATCTCGTGCAGGCCCAGGCCCAGGTCCGTATCGACGAGGCGGCGTTCCAGCATCAGATCGGCATGAAGCCCGGCAAGCTCGCCGACCTGCCTCTGATCGGCGCCCTGCCGGCCACGGAGGAGGAGTGCGTGGCGCTGGCCATGGACAACAGCCCGGCCGCGGTCAGTGCGCAGTACCGGATCAAGGCGGCCAGTTACGGCGTCAACAGTGCCGTGGCCAATCTGTTGCCACAGGTGAACCTCGTCGGCTTTGTGCAGCAGCAGTACGATGTCCAGGTCCCCGGCGACCAATACTATCAGTACGGCGTGCGCCTGCAGGCGACGGTGCCGATCTACCAGAACGGCAGCGAATGGTCGGCGATAAGGCAGGCCAAGCAGCTTGTCGGCCAGCGGCGCAACGAGCTCGACAGCGCCCGCCGGCAGGCGGCCGAAACCGTCATCCGGGCCTGGCGCAACCTCGATTCGGCGCGCTCGCGCGTGCTCTCCTTCGAGGCCCAGGTCAGGGCCAACGAGGTGGCGCTGAACGGCGTCCGTCAGGAGGCTCTGGTGGGCTCCCGGACCACCTTGGACGTCCTGAACGCCGAGCAGGAATTGTTGAACTCCCAGGTCAACCTTCTGCAGGCGCGGCACGACACGCAGGTGAGCTACTACGGTGTTCTTTCTGGGATCGGCCGCCTGACGGCCCGTTCCCTCGGATTGCCTGTCGAATATTATGACGAGGAGAAGTACTATAAGGAGGTAGGCTCTCGTTGGATCGGCGACGGGAGCAGTGATTCCGGGAAGTAA
- a CDS encoding valine--tRNA ligase encodes MLDKTYDPKEIEARRYPEWEQSGAFRAHPESAKPPYCIVIPPPNVTGSLHMGHALDNTLQDILIRWRRMKGDDVLWQPGTDHAGIATQMVVVRNLEQEGIGLAVEGADRGDGNKKLLSREEFLAKVWEWKAYSGGTITSQLRRLGASCDWSRERFTMDEGLSRAVLKVFVDLYNQGLIYKDNRLVNWDPKMLTAISDLEVESREVKGHLWYLKYPIEGSEEHIVVATTRPETMLGDTGVAVHPDDPKWKHLIGEHAILPLVGRRIPVVADAYSDPEKGSGAVKITPAHDFNDFEVGRRHRLEAISIFDKFARVNENAPEKYRGLDRFEARKRIVADLEALSLVEKIEPHTHAVPYGDRGGVPVEPFLTEQWYADAKKLAEAPIAAARDGRVTFVPERGRDDFFRWMENIEPWCISRQLWWGHQIPAWYGPDRKIFVALSEGEARAEARRHYGKDVPLERDPDVLDTWFSSALWPFSTLGWPDETEALGKYYPTSVLVTGWDILFFWVARMMMMGMHFMTDVPFRTVYLHGLVTDERGQKMSKSKGNVIDPLELIDKYGADALRFTMASLAAASAGRLRLTPARVEGSRNFATKLWNATRFAEMNGVALPQDFDSASVRHTVNKWMLGELGRANLAVDKALADFRLNEAAGTLYEFIWGVVCDWYVELTKPILQGADGPDKEETRAVTALVLRETLKLLHPVMPFITEELWDKLGHRPRHGMLIGQAWPEPTAADPVADAEIGWLVKVISDIRSARAELNVPAGAKLRLLVIGANETTRRRLDTHRAAIERLARIESIDAMATAVPKAALQVVVDEATYALPVGEVIDLKAEGARLQKEIRKLADEVGKIDAKLGNAAFVARAPEEVVEEQRERRAQAEQTRTRLSRALQRLGA; translated from the coding sequence ATGCTCGACAAGACCTACGATCCCAAGGAGATCGAAGCCCGCCGCTATCCCGAGTGGGAGCAGTCCGGCGCCTTCAGGGCGCACCCCGAGTCGGCCAAGCCGCCGTACTGCATCGTCATCCCGCCGCCCAATGTCACCGGCAGCCTGCATATGGGCCACGCCCTGGACAATACGCTGCAGGACATCCTGATCCGTTGGCGCCGCATGAAGGGCGACGACGTGCTGTGGCAGCCCGGCACCGACCATGCGGGCATCGCCACCCAGATGGTCGTCGTGCGCAATCTGGAGCAGGAGGGGATCGGCCTCGCGGTCGAGGGCGCCGACAGGGGCGACGGCAACAAGAAGCTGCTGAGCCGCGAGGAGTTCCTCGCCAAGGTCTGGGAATGGAAGGCCTATTCCGGCGGCACCATCACCAGCCAGCTTCGTCGCCTGGGTGCCTCGTGCGACTGGAGCCGCGAGCGCTTCACCATGGACGAGGGACTTTCGCGCGCCGTGCTGAAAGTGTTCGTCGACCTCTACAATCAGGGCCTGATCTACAAGGACAATCGCCTGGTCAACTGGGACCCCAAGATGCTGACCGCGATCTCCGACCTCGAGGTCGAGTCGCGCGAGGTGAAGGGGCACCTCTGGTATCTGAAATATCCCATCGAAGGCAGCGAGGAGCACATCGTCGTCGCCACCACCCGCCCGGAGACGATGCTGGGCGACACCGGCGTGGCGGTGCATCCCGACGATCCCAAGTGGAAGCACCTGATCGGCGAGCATGCGATCCTGCCGCTGGTGGGTCGCCGCATCCCCGTCGTCGCCGACGCGTATTCCGATCCGGAGAAGGGATCGGGCGCGGTGAAGATCACGCCGGCGCACGATTTCAACGATTTCGAGGTCGGCCGGCGGCACAGGCTCGAGGCAATCTCGATCTTCGACAAGTTTGCCCGCGTGAACGAGAACGCGCCGGAAAAGTATCGTGGTCTCGATCGCTTCGAGGCGCGCAAGCGCATCGTCGCCGATCTCGAGGCGCTGAGCCTCGTCGAGAAGATCGAGCCGCACACGCATGCCGTGCCCTACGGCGACCGCGGCGGCGTGCCGGTCGAGCCGTTCCTGACCGAGCAGTGGTACGCCGACGCCAAAAAGCTCGCCGAGGCGCCGATCGCCGCTGCGCGCGACGGGCGCGTTACCTTCGTGCCCGAGCGCGGCCGCGACGACTTCTTCCGCTGGATGGAGAACATCGAGCCCTGGTGCATCTCGCGTCAGCTCTGGTGGGGCCATCAGATTCCGGCCTGGTACGGCCCGGACCGGAAGATTTTCGTCGCCCTGTCCGAGGGCGAGGCGCGCGCCGAGGCGCGCAGGCACTATGGCAAGGACGTGCCGCTGGAGCGCGACCCGGACGTGCTCGACACCTGGTTCAGCTCGGCACTCTGGCCGTTCTCGACCCTTGGCTGGCCCGACGAGACCGAGGCGCTCGGGAAATACTATCCGACATCGGTGCTGGTGACCGGCTGGGACATCCTGTTCTTCTGGGTCGCCCGCATGATGATGATGGGCATGCATTTCATGACCGATGTGCCGTTCCGGACCGTCTACCTGCACGGGCTGGTGACGGACGAGCGCGGTCAGAAGATGTCGAAGTCCAAGGGCAACGTGATCGATCCCCTGGAGCTGATCGACAAGTATGGCGCCGATGCGCTGCGCTTCACCATGGCCTCGCTGGCGGCGGCGTCCGCCGGCCGGCTGCGGCTCACGCCGGCCCGCGTCGAGGGTTCGCGCAACTTCGCCACCAAGCTCTGGAACGCCACGCGCTTCGCCGAGATGAACGGGGTCGCGCTGCCGCAGGACTTCGATTCGGCATCGGTCCGGCACACTGTCAACAAATGGATGCTGGGCGAGCTCGGACGGGCCAATCTCGCGGTCGACAAGGCGCTGGCCGACTTCCGCCTGAACGAGGCCGCCGGAACGCTCTACGAGTTCATCTGGGGCGTCGTCTGCGATTGGTACGTCGAGCTCACCAAGCCGATCCTGCAAGGTGCCGATGGGCCGGACAAGGAGGAGACCCGCGCCGTCACCGCGCTGGTGCTGCGAGAGACCCTGAAGCTCCTGCATCCCGTGATGCCCTTCATCACCGAGGAGCTGTGGGACAAGCTCGGCCATCGCCCCCGGCACGGCATGCTGATCGGCCAGGCGTGGCCCGAGCCGACTGCGGCGGATCCGGTGGCGGACGCCGAGATCGGATGGCTGGTGAAGGTGATCTCCGACATCCGGTCGGCGCGTGCCGAGCTGAACGTGCCGGCGGGCGCCAAGCTCAGGCTGCTGGTCATCGGTGCCAACGAAACGACCCGCCGCCGCCTCGACACACACCGCGCCGCCATCGAGCGGCTGGCGCGCATCGAAAGCATCGATGCGATGGCGACCGCTGTCCCGAAGGCTGCGCTTCAGGTCGTGGTCGACGAGGCCACCTACGCCTTGCCGGTCGGCGAGGTGATCGACCTCAAGGCCGAGGGGGCTCGTCTCCAGAAGGAGATCAGGAAGCTTGCCGACGAGGTCGGCAAGATCGACGCCAAGCTCGGCAACGCCGCCTTCGTCGCGCGGGCGCCGGAGGAGGTGGTCGAAGAGCAGCGCGAACGCCGTGCCCAGGCCGAGCAGACGCGGACCCGCCTCAGCCGGGCGCTGCAGCGCCTGGGCGCCTGA
- a CDS encoding recombinase family protein — MNAKATPALASPGRAALYLRVSTGRQAEHDLSIPDQRRQLRAYCEGKGIAVVAEFVEPGASATDDRRPEFQRMMDAAAEKPAPFDCIIVHSFSRFFRDQFQLEFYVRRLAKSGIRLISITQDLGDDPMSVMMRQIMALFDEYQSKENAKHTLRAMRENARQGYWNGSRPPFGYRIVVAEQRGTRAKKKIEPDPMQTETVRLMFRLARIGNEDGPMGSRQIADYLNAHGIRTQTGGRWGVGAVHQVLTRETYIGRHRFNVSGKRKGERKSEDEIVEMAVEPIIGEEEFAEVQAVMRSRSPQLRAPRFVSAGTLLGGVCFCADCGGAMTLRTSGKGEQYRYYTCCTAARQGKSGCRGRTIPMNELVDGI, encoded by the coding sequence ATGAACGCCAAAGCGACCCCCGCCTTGGCGTCGCCAGGGCGTGCCGCCCTCTATCTCCGCGTCTCGACCGGGCGCCAAGCCGAACATGATCTCTCCATCCCCGATCAGCGGCGTCAGTTACGCGCTTATTGCGAGGGGAAGGGGATTGCCGTAGTCGCCGAGTTCGTCGAACCCGGAGCGTCCGCGACGGACGACCGTCGTCCCGAGTTTCAGAGGATGATGGACGCCGCAGCGGAGAAGCCCGCGCCGTTCGACTGCATTATCGTCCACTCGTTCTCCCGGTTCTTCCGCGATCAGTTCCAGCTTGAGTTCTACGTGCGTCGGCTGGCGAAGAGTGGGATCCGCCTGATTTCCATCACGCAGGACCTCGGCGATGATCCCATGAGCGTGATGATGCGTCAGATCATGGCGCTATTCGATGAATATCAGTCGAAGGAAAATGCCAAGCATACGCTTCGCGCGATGCGTGAGAACGCGCGCCAGGGATACTGGAACGGTTCGCGCCCGCCGTTTGGGTACAGGATTGTGGTCGCCGAGCAGCGAGGCACGCGCGCGAAGAAGAAGATCGAGCCAGACCCCATGCAGACCGAAACTGTTCGTCTCATGTTCCGCCTTGCTCGGATCGGCAATGAAGACGGTCCCATGGGGTCACGTCAGATCGCCGATTATCTCAACGCGCATGGCATTCGGACCCAGACGGGCGGCCGGTGGGGCGTTGGTGCAGTCCACCAGGTTCTTACGCGCGAGACATATATCGGCCGGCATCGCTTCAACGTCTCGGGCAAGCGCAAGGGTGAGCGGAAATCCGAGGATGAGATCGTCGAGATGGCGGTTGAGCCGATCATTGGCGAGGAGGAATTCGCCGAGGTGCAGGCGGTCATGCGTTCGCGAAGCCCACAACTCCGAGCGCCCCGGTTCGTGTCCGCTGGTACACTGCTTGGCGGAGTGTGCTTCTGTGCCGACTGCGGCGGAGCGATGACGCTTCGCACCTCCGGCAAGGGTGAGCAATACCGCTACTACACCTGCTGCACTGCTGCCCGACAGGGGAAGAGCGGATGCCGAGGACGCACCATTCCGATGAATGAGCTAGTGGATGGAATCTAA
- a CDS encoding DUF1156 domain-containing protein, producing MTSTNNIKKKLIEVAIPLEAINKASAREKSIRHGHPSTLHLWWARRPLAACRAVLFAQLVDDPSSHPERFPTDEAIEAERQRLFEIIEDLVEWESSTNEEILGRARAEIRKNFPDGLPPIYDPFSGGGSIPLEALRLGLSPKGSDLNPVAVMIGKAMVELPSSFHDRKPIHPGKPERLHYRGAEGLAEDILWYAKELSDKAWKKIGHLYPSVRLPKRDGGRDATVLAWLWARTVASPNPALRGVHVPLISNYWLCNKPKKSVWVKPVVNGTDISFEVHSGKPDDEDAVAAGTKAGRGANFRCLLTGDAITGDYVKAEGMAGRMGWRLLAIVVEGRGGRGYVAPTKEHEALAFSEKPDWRPEYPLSQHPQYMSVTNYGPTNISDLFMDRQTIALNTFMDLVPDVVRDIQDPAYRKAILSYLVLCVSRLANRQSTSTFWHTSRENVEQVFAMQALPMRWDTAEGNPFSSSSGNFMGQVEYLAKAVAALPCSAQAGVVQQLDAQNVNFSGFVVSTDPPYYDNVPYSARPHDRLRLLDRAR from the coding sequence ATGACCTCGACGAATAACATCAAAAAGAAGCTCATCGAGGTCGCGATCCCCCTCGAAGCGATTAACAAGGCCTCTGCCCGTGAAAAGTCGATCCGGCATGGGCATCCGTCTACGCTGCATCTGTGGTGGGCGCGGCGCCCATTGGCGGCATGCCGCGCCGTGCTGTTTGCTCAGCTCGTGGACGATCCGTCGAGTCATCCGGAGCGGTTTCCGACTGACGAGGCGATTGAGGCTGAACGTCAGCGTCTCTTCGAGATCATTGAGGATTTGGTGGAGTGGGAAAGCTCCACAAACGAGGAGATTCTTGGGCGCGCGCGCGCCGAGATTCGCAAGAATTTTCCGGACGGCTTGCCACCGATCTACGACCCATTCTCCGGCGGAGGTTCGATACCGCTCGAAGCCCTTCGCCTCGGCCTTTCCCCGAAGGGGTCAGATCTCAATCCGGTGGCAGTGATGATCGGCAAGGCGATGGTCGAGCTACCGTCGTCATTTCATGATCGAAAGCCCATCCATCCAGGAAAACCCGAGCGTCTGCACTATCGAGGCGCCGAGGGTCTTGCGGAAGACATTCTCTGGTACGCGAAAGAGCTGAGCGACAAGGCCTGGAAGAAGATCGGTCATCTTTATCCGTCTGTCAGACTTCCGAAGAGGGATGGTGGAAGGGACGCCACTGTCCTTGCATGGCTGTGGGCTAGGACTGTGGCTAGTCCGAACCCAGCGTTACGCGGTGTCCACGTTCCCCTCATTTCGAACTACTGGCTATGCAACAAGCCCAAGAAATCAGTGTGGGTTAAGCCGGTTGTCAACGGCACCGATATTTCCTTCGAGGTGCATAGTGGGAAGCCCGACGACGAAGATGCGGTAGCAGCAGGCACTAAGGCGGGGCGAGGCGCGAATTTCAGGTGCCTCCTAACCGGCGACGCCATTACCGGCGACTATGTGAAGGCGGAAGGCATGGCGGGCAGGATGGGTTGGCGCCTTCTTGCCATTGTCGTGGAAGGCCGAGGCGGGCGTGGATACGTTGCCCCAACGAAAGAGCACGAGGCTCTGGCCTTCAGTGAGAAGCCTGATTGGCGACCGGAATACCCGCTGTCGCAACACCCTCAGTATATGAGTGTGACGAACTACGGGCCCACGAATATCTCCGATCTTTTTATGGATCGGCAGACCATTGCGCTGAATACATTTATGGATCTGGTCCCGGATGTTGTCCGCGATATCCAAGATCCCGCCTACAGAAAAGCGATACTTTCGTATTTGGTATTGTGTGTGAGCCGTTTGGCCAACAGGCAATCCACGAGCACGTTCTGGCATACATCCCGTGAAAACGTGGAGCAGGTGTTTGCGATGCAAGCCCTGCCCATGCGGTGGGATACGGCTGAAGGGAACCCGTTCTCGTCCTCCTCGGGCAATTTCATGGGGCAAGTCGAGTATTTGGCCAAAGCCGTCGCTGCGCTCCCATGCTCGGCGCAAGCGGGGGTCGTTCAGCAGTTGGACGCTCAGAACGTGAACTTCTCGGGCTTCGTCGTATCGACCGATCCACCTTATTACGACAACGTCCCTTACTCCGCCCGTCCACACGACAGACTGCGATTACTCGATCGTGCGAGATGA
- a CDS encoding N-acetyltransferase has product MDIRRAIASDIEAATGLVELDRRQRQKHQPLFWRKAAKSAAATREFFGKLLAEPGTFFLVAVEGSQMLGFLVARKFPSPPVYDPGGDTYLIDDFCVLEPRHWLTVGEALLSHVSTLVHEHGAVQIVVICPDRDLAKAEMLRRSDLTIASNWWTKPLK; this is encoded by the coding sequence TTGGACATCCGCCGGGCCATTGCTTCCGATATCGAAGCCGCCACGGGCCTGGTCGAGCTCGATCGCCGGCAACGCCAGAAGCATCAGCCGCTGTTCTGGCGCAAGGCCGCGAAGTCGGCGGCCGCAACGCGAGAATTCTTCGGCAAGCTGCTGGCCGAGCCCGGCACATTCTTTCTGGTCGCCGTCGAGGGCAGCCAGATGCTCGGCTTCCTGGTCGCGCGGAAATTTCCCTCGCCGCCTGTCTACGACCCGGGCGGCGATACCTATTTGATCGACGACTTCTGCGTGCTCGAGCCACGCCACTGGCTGACGGTCGGCGAGGCTCTGCTGTCCCATGTGTCCACGTTGGTCCACGAGCATGGTGCGGTCCAGATCGTGGTGATCTGCCCCGACCGGGATCTCGCCAAGGCGGAGATGCTGCGCCGCTCGGACCTGACGATCGCCTCGAACTGGTGGACGAAGCCCTTGAAATGA
- a CDS encoding RES family NAD+ phosphorylase: protein MAPPSPGPLPPPDFASRELPLEEIASGARLVRIHRSDLGPLFFGSTGGNRFDDPTKTYGVCYLATTLEGAFAETCLRSVGARFVAMSFLEARSFSEVEVTATLRLVSLHGPGLAQIGATGTVTSGPHAVAQQWSRAIHDHPTVPDGIAYRSNHDNGEICVALFEHVGDRLAPAGTPHPMTIDRDRLAGLLARYKVGLG from the coding sequence ATGGCGCCGCCTAGTCCTGGCCCACTTCCGCCGCCCGACTTCGCCAGCCGCGAGCTTCCTCTTGAAGAGATTGCCAGCGGCGCTCGCCTTGTGCGCATCCATCGCAGCGACCTCGGTCCGCTCTTTTTCGGCTCGACTGGCGGCAATCGCTTCGACGATCCGACAAAGACCTATGGGGTCTGCTACCTCGCGACGACGCTCGAAGGTGCCTTCGCGGAAACCTGCCTGCGCAGCGTTGGCGCACGCTTTGTCGCCATGAGTTTCCTCGAGGCGCGATCCTTCTCCGAAGTGGAGGTCACCGCGACCCTCCGCTTGGTTTCCCTTCACGGCCCCGGCTTAGCGCAGATCGGCGCGACTGGTACCGTCACGAGTGGGCCTCATGCCGTCGCGCAACAGTGGTCGCGAGCCATCCACGACCATCCTACGGTGCCGGACGGCATTGCCTACCGCTCCAACCACGACAATGGCGAGATCTGCGTCGCGCTCTTTGAGCACGTCGGCGATCGCCTTGCGCCGGCGGGCACCCCTCACCCGATGACAATAGACCGCGACCGATTGGCTGGACTTCTTGCACGCTACAAGGTTGGTCTGGGATAG
- a CDS encoding DUF2497 domain-containing protein produces the protein MSDGRSSNNDPSMDDILASIRKIISDDEARAQVGDPPLRRDSPGAPPASPTASKDPGKGDDVLLLTDLIEEPATPESQPTSIPLPRIDPVSAPTMSQHNNDTSEPLIGSSVAGATTSAFERLNQAVQDSVPPPRASDSGPSIGHGGKTIEDMVKEMLRPMLKDWLDRNLPPIVERYVEREIVRLTRR, from the coding sequence ATGAGCGATGGCCGCAGCTCGAACAACGATCCGTCGATGGATGACATTCTGGCGTCCATCCGAAAGATCATTTCCGACGACGAAGCCCGGGCCCAGGTGGGCGATCCGCCGCTCCGTCGCGATTCCCCCGGGGCCCCGCCGGCATCGCCGACAGCCTCGAAGGATCCAGGGAAGGGCGACGACGTCCTGCTCCTGACCGACCTGATCGAAGAGCCGGCCACGCCCGAATCACAGCCAACCTCTATTCCTCTTCCCCGCATCGACCCTGTGAGTGCCCCAACCATGTCCCAGCACAACAACGATACCTCCGAGCCGCTGATCGGTTCCTCCGTCGCCGGCGCCACGACCTCGGCTTTCGAGCGGCTGAACCAGGCGGTTCAGGACAGCGTCCCGCCGCCCCGCGCCTCCGATTCGGGCCCCTCGATCGGGCACGGCGGCAAGACCATCGAGGATATGGTCAAGGAGATGCTGCGTCCGATGCTGAAGGACTGGCTCGACCGCAACCTGCCGCCGATCGTCGAGCGGTATGTCGAGCGCGAGATCGTCCGACTGACCCGCCGCTGA
- a CDS encoding protein-L-isoaspartate O-methyltransferase produces MTDFALARRNMIDGQLRPNRVTNSVLLTAMADLPRERFLPDGLKSVAYADDDVPLGGGRFLMEPMVLARLVQTLQPAADDKALVVASGRGYGAALLSRLVKNVVALESDRAMADSAEQTLKALNIDNVRQVIGPMEAGVPDSAPYDVVLIEGAVQEVPPSILDQLAEGGRLATVVSKPSSPLGVAQLMVREGGVASGRPLFDAGTRALPGFVRPPRFSF; encoded by the coding sequence ATGACGGATTTCGCGCTCGCGCGGCGCAACATGATCGATGGTCAGCTCCGGCCCAACCGCGTGACAAATTCCGTTTTGCTCACCGCCATGGCCGACCTGCCGCGCGAGCGGTTCCTGCCGGACGGCCTGAAGTCGGTTGCCTACGCGGACGACGATGTTCCGCTGGGGGGCGGGCGGTTCCTCATGGAACCCATGGTGCTTGCCCGACTGGTCCAGACCCTTCAGCCGGCCGCGGACGACAAGGCGCTCGTGGTCGCGTCCGGGCGCGGCTATGGCGCGGCGTTGCTGTCCCGGCTGGTCAAGAACGTCGTGGCCCTCGAGAGCGACCGCGCCATGGCGGATTCCGCCGAGCAGACCCTGAAGGCATTGAACATCGACAATGTCAGGCAGGTAATCGGCCCGATGGAGGCGGGCGTGCCGGACTCCGCGCCCTATGATGTCGTCCTGATCGAAGGCGCCGTGCAGGAAGTCCCGCCGTCGATCCTCGACCAGCTTGCCGAGGGCGGCCGCCTGGCCACTGTGGTTTCCAAGCCTTCCAGCCCGCTGGGCGTGGCCCAGCTCATGGTGAGGGAGGGCGGGGTGGCTTCCGGGCGACCGCTGTTCGATGCAGGTACGCGCGCCTTGCCGGGGTTCGTGCGCCCGCCACGCTTCAGCTTCTGA